The Halorubrum sp. BV1 sequence GGGGGCGACTGACGCGGCGGTCGGGTCTGGACCCGTACGGCGGGAGCGGTCGGGTCTGGACCCGTACGGCGGGAGCGGTCGGGTCCGGTCCTCCGTGGTCCGTCGGCAAACAATAAAAGGTTAACAGGCTCGGTTCGTTATCTCTCCTCAATAGATGGCCAAGGACGTCAAACCGACACGCAAGAATCTGATGGCGATCGAGGACCGCATCGAACTCTCCGAGCGCGGTCACGACACCCTCGAACAGAAGCGTGACGGCCTCATCATGGAGTTCATGGACATTCTCGACCAGGCACAGGATGTCCGATCGGACGTCTCCGAGAACTACGAGACGGCCCAGCGGAAAATCGACATGGCCCGAGCGATGGAGGGCGACGTCGCCGTTCGGGGCGCGGCCGCGGCGCTGAAAGAGCACCCGGAGATCACGACGCAGTCGAAGAACATCATGGGGGTCGTCGTTCCCCAGATCGAGTCCTCGAAGGTGAAAAAGAGCCTCGACGAGCGGGGCTACGGGCTGCTCGGCTCCTCCGCCCGCATCGACGAGGCGGCAGACGCCTACGAGGAACTGCTCGAATCCATCATTCTCGCCGCCGAGGTCGAGACGGCGATGAAAAAGATGCTCACGGAGATCGAGACCACGAAGCGCCGCGTGAACGCGTTGGAGTTCACGCTCTTGCCCCGCCTATACGAGAATCAAGAATACATAGAACAGAAGCTCGAAGAGCAGGAGCGCGAAGAGATCTTCCGGCTGAAGAAGATCAAAGCGAAAAAAGAAGAAGAGGAGAAGGCCGAGGCCGCCGAGGCGGCCGCCGAGAGTCAGGCGGTCGAAGAGCCCGAAGCGGCCGACTGACACCCGTACGCGCGGTGGCGACCGATTCGTCGAC is a genomic window containing:
- a CDS encoding V-type ATP synthase subunit D, with protein sequence MAKDVKPTRKNLMAIEDRIELSERGHDTLEQKRDGLIMEFMDILDQAQDVRSDVSENYETAQRKIDMARAMEGDVAVRGAAAALKEHPEITTQSKNIMGVVVPQIESSKVKKSLDERGYGLLGSSARIDEAADAYEELLESIILAAEVETAMKKMLTEIETTKRRVNALEFTLLPRLYENQEYIEQKLEEQEREEIFRLKKIKAKKEEEEKAEAAEAAAESQAVEEPEAAD